In bacterium, the following are encoded in one genomic region:
- a CDS encoding hydantoinase/oxoprolinase family protein, with amino-acid sequence MIGSYRIGIDVGGTFTDAVCVDEAGRATLVKASSTPADPSIGVLDAIEALAGRLAVDLRALLANTSQIVHGTTVATNALLERRGARVGLLTTEGHRDVLEMREGLKPDRYNLRMPPPVPLVPRGLRLGVRERTLADGTVAVPLGRASLDRAIRRLERAGVDAVAICYLHAYRNPRHELATREAVRRRLRGAYVSSSWDVLPQIKEYERVCTTVITAYVGPVLRRYLTRLASRLRAAGYPRDVLVMQSHGGVAAISEATRLAAGAILSGPAGGIAGGQYAARLLGEGNLITFDMGGTSTDIALLEGGRPRTTGDRRVSGHTLALPSIDIHTIGAGGGSLARVDAGGILHVGPESAGAEPGPACYGRGGAGATVTDANVVLGHLDPDTFWGGRRRLDAAAAHRAVEAVAARLGGTVIDAARGIYEVVNTAMAEGIRVVSVRRGIDPRRFALLAFGGAAGLHATAVAGMLEIARVVVPRQAPVLSAWGMLAADLRYDVVRTHVGEIHKVGPARLRRLFAEMEREGRRRLEPAVPDHLEPGGRVGAGTGAPGRNGEDAGPHFDVLRSLDLRYGEQIFEIDVPLDGIPLQEPGLIDRIVERFRLRHEELYTYSAPDQEVVLVNARLAVVGRLASPPVEPPLERRGTRASAASSPAPPATATRRIYADGWLDAPVHRWDALRAGATIDGPAIVESEATTVLVRPGEHARVTPRGWLDVTVLAIAPALRG; translated from the coding sequence ATGATCGGTTCCTACCGCATCGGCATCGACGTCGGCGGCACGTTCACCGACGCGGTGTGCGTGGACGAGGCCGGCCGGGCCACGCTCGTCAAAGCGTCCTCCACGCCGGCCGACCCGTCGATCGGTGTCCTCGACGCGATCGAAGCGCTCGCCGGCCGGCTCGCCGTCGACCTCCGCGCGCTGCTGGCGAACACGTCGCAGATCGTCCACGGGACCACGGTTGCCACCAACGCGCTCCTCGAGCGCAGGGGCGCGCGCGTCGGCCTGCTGACCACCGAGGGGCACCGGGACGTGCTCGAGATGCGGGAAGGACTCAAGCCGGACCGCTACAACCTCCGGATGCCGCCGCCGGTCCCGCTCGTGCCGCGCGGGCTCCGGCTCGGGGTCCGCGAGCGGACCCTCGCCGACGGCACCGTCGCCGTCCCGCTCGGCCGGGCGTCCCTCGACCGGGCGATCCGCCGGCTGGAGCGCGCCGGGGTCGACGCCGTCGCGATCTGCTACCTGCACGCCTACCGCAACCCGCGGCACGAACTGGCGACGCGGGAGGCCGTGCGCCGCCGTTTGCGCGGCGCCTACGTGTCGTCCTCCTGGGACGTCCTGCCGCAGATCAAGGAATACGAGCGCGTGTGCACGACCGTGATCACCGCGTACGTCGGCCCGGTGCTCCGGCGCTACCTGACCCGCCTCGCCTCGCGGCTGCGCGCGGCCGGCTACCCGCGCGACGTGCTCGTCATGCAGTCACACGGCGGCGTGGCGGCGATCTCCGAAGCCACGCGCCTCGCCGCGGGCGCGATTCTCTCCGGCCCGGCCGGCGGCATCGCCGGCGGACAATACGCCGCGCGGCTGCTGGGCGAGGGGAACCTCATTACGTTCGACATGGGCGGCACCAGCACGGACATCGCGCTCCTCGAAGGGGGACGGCCGCGGACGACCGGCGACCGCCGGGTGAGCGGCCACACGCTCGCGCTGCCGAGCATCGACATTCACACGATCGGCGCGGGGGGAGGCTCCCTCGCCCGCGTCGACGCGGGCGGCATTCTGCACGTCGGCCCCGAGAGCGCCGGCGCGGAACCCGGGCCGGCCTGCTACGGCCGCGGCGGAGCCGGCGCCACCGTCACCGACGCGAACGTCGTGCTGGGCCACCTCGATCCCGACACGTTCTGGGGCGGACGCCGGCGGCTGGACGCCGCGGCGGCGCACCGGGCCGTCGAGGCCGTCGCCGCGCGCCTCGGGGGAACCGTGATCGACGCGGCCCGCGGCATCTACGAGGTGGTCAACACGGCGATGGCCGAGGGGATCCGCGTCGTGTCGGTCCGCCGGGGGATCGACCCGCGGCGCTTCGCCCTCCTCGCGTTCGGCGGGGCGGCCGGCCTCCACGCCACCGCGGTCGCCGGGATGCTCGAAATCGCTCGGGTCGTGGTGCCGCGGCAGGCGCCGGTGCTGTCCGCCTGGGGCATGCTCGCCGCGGACCTCCGGTACGACGTCGTGCGCACCCACGTCGGGGAGATCCACAAAGTCGGCCCGGCGCGCCTGCGCCGTCTGTTCGCGGAGATGGAACGGGAGGGACGCCGGCGGCTCGAGCCCGCGGTCCCGGACCATCTCGAACCCGGGGGACGCGTCGGGGCCGGCACGGGCGCGCCGGGACGGAACGGCGAAGATGCCGGGCCGCACTTCGACGTGCTGCGCTCACTCGATCTGCGCTACGGCGAGCAGATCTTCGAGATCGACGTCCCGCTCGACGGGATCCCGCTCCAGGAACCGGGCCTCATCGACCGCATCGTCGAGCGCTTCCGCCTCCGGCACGAAGAGCTGTACACGTACAGCGCGCCGGATCAGGAAGTGGTGCTCGTCAACGCGCGGCTCGCGGTGGTCGGACGTCTCGCGTCGCCGCCGGTCGAACCGCCGCTCGAGCGGCGGGGCACGCGCGCGTCGGCCGCTTCATCGCCCGCGCCGCCCGCGACCGCGACACGCCGCATCTACGCCGACGGGTGGCTCGACGCGCCCGTCCATCGGTGGGACGCCCTCCGGGCCGGCGCCACGATCGACGGGCCGGCGATCGTGGAGTCGGAGGCGACGACGGTGCTGGTCCGGCCGGGCGAGCACGCGCGCGTCACGCCGCGCGGGTGGCTCGACGTCACCGTCCTCGCGATCGCGCCGGCGCTGCGGGGATGA
- a CDS encoding NAD-dependent epimerase/dehydratase family protein — MAKRRVVLVGAAGYIAQRMFAELHERWDLVPIDVTETTRDGTPIPGIVVCDLTRPNRDEYRGHFRGADAVIHCGYIKAPDPDATMWQNNSDEKFWAQHQNIALAYNVYRTALEEGVRRVVVASSNHATDYYERLIWNGRMEMVTPDLPPRSDNFYGWAKAAYELLGFVFATGRVGDRHLEVVQWRIGGPRDDDIDRVSPGDTATMHRALGAFLSRRDQVQQAIRMVETEHIADEHGVPFLIVYGISGNTHRFWSIANARDKLGYVPEDDSQALFMDKIAAIVGAEIPPA; from the coding sequence ATGGCGAAGCGCCGTGTTGTTCTCGTCGGAGCCGCCGGCTACATCGCGCAGCGCATGTTCGCGGAGCTGCACGAGCGGTGGGACCTCGTCCCGATCGACGTGACGGAGACGACCCGGGACGGGACCCCCATTCCCGGGATCGTCGTCTGCGACTTGACGCGACCGAACCGCGACGAGTACCGCGGGCACTTCCGAGGCGCCGACGCCGTCATCCACTGCGGCTACATCAAGGCGCCGGACCCGGACGCGACGATGTGGCAGAACAACAGCGACGAGAAGTTCTGGGCCCAGCACCAGAACATCGCGCTCGCCTACAACGTCTACCGCACGGCGCTGGAGGAGGGCGTGCGCCGGGTCGTCGTCGCGAGCTCCAACCACGCCACGGACTACTACGAGCGGCTGATCTGGAACGGCCGGATGGAGATGGTCACGCCGGATCTGCCGCCGCGCTCCGACAATTTCTACGGCTGGGCCAAGGCGGCCTACGAGCTCCTCGGCTTCGTCTTTGCCACCGGCCGCGTCGGCGACCGCCACCTCGAAGTCGTGCAGTGGCGCATCGGGGGCCCGCGCGACGACGATATCGACCGCGTGAGTCCCGGGGATACGGCCACGATGCACCGCGCGCTCGGCGCGTTTCTCTCCCGGCGCGACCAGGTGCAGCAGGCGATCCGCATGGTCGAGACCGAGCACATCGCCGACGAGCACGGCGTGCCGTTCCTGATCGTCTACGGCATCAGCGGCAACACGCACCGGTTCTGGAGCATCGCCAACGCGCGCGACAAGCTCGGCTACGTCCCGGAGGACGACAGCCAGGCGCTGTTCATGGACAAGATCGCGGCGATCGTCGGGGCCGAGATTCCGCCCGCATGA
- a CDS encoding D-2-hydroxyacid dehydrogenase, translating to MSDGAAGAGRKPAVVVLAAARGPRPVGLDRLAKDAAIHYAVSDRALARGLAEAEVLLVWDFRSAKLRAAWPGARRLRWIHVAGAGVDTVLFPELASSRVVLTNSRGVFDQAIAEYVLGLMLVFAKDFWTTFDLQRRRVWRHRETEHLRGQSVLIVGAGGIGRTIGRLACRAGMRVAGVARTARASDPDLGRITAVRNLPEVVGQADYVVIATPLTPETKGLFGAAAFQRMRPTARLINVGRGPVVDEAALLRALRSKRIAGAALDVFMQEPLPKGHPFWDAPGLIVSPHMCGDFRGWTAALSALFMENYRRWRRAAPLLNVVDKTLGFVPSGGAATTTRSRNPDPASRPLTSGG from the coding sequence TTGAGTGACGGCGCGGCGGGCGCGGGGCGGAAGCCCGCCGTCGTCGTGCTCGCGGCCGCGCGCGGGCCGCGGCCGGTCGGGCTCGATCGTCTGGCGAAGGACGCGGCGATTCACTATGCGGTATCGGACCGGGCGCTCGCGCGGGGCCTCGCCGAGGCGGAAGTGCTCCTCGTGTGGGATTTTCGATCGGCGAAGCTGCGCGCGGCGTGGCCGGGCGCCCGGCGGCTGCGCTGGATCCACGTCGCGGGCGCCGGCGTCGACACCGTGTTGTTTCCCGAACTCGCGTCAAGCCGCGTCGTCCTGACCAATTCTCGGGGGGTCTTCGACCAGGCGATCGCCGAGTACGTGCTCGGGCTCATGCTGGTCTTCGCGAAGGATTTCTGGACCACGTTCGATCTGCAACGGCGCCGCGTGTGGCGGCACCGGGAAACCGAGCATCTGCGCGGGCAATCGGTGCTGATCGTGGGCGCAGGCGGGATCGGACGGACCATCGGCCGGCTGGCGTGTCGCGCGGGGATGCGGGTCGCGGGGGTCGCCCGGACGGCTCGGGCGTCCGACCCCGATCTCGGCCGGATCACGGCCGTGCGAAACCTTCCGGAGGTGGTGGGGCAGGCCGATTACGTGGTCATCGCGACGCCCCTCACGCCGGAGACGAAGGGGCTCTTCGGGGCGGCGGCCTTTCAACGGATGCGGCCGACCGCGCGGCTGATCAACGTGGGGCGCGGGCCCGTGGTGGACGAGGCCGCGCTCCTGCGGGCGCTTCGGTCGAAGCGGATCGCCGGCGCGGCGCTGGATGTCTTCATGCAGGAGCCGCTTCCCAAAGGCCATCCCTTCTGGGACGCGCCGGGACTGATCGTGTCGCCCCACATGTGCGGCGACTTCCGGGGGTGGACCGCCGCCTTGTCGGCGCTGTTCATGGAGAACTACCGCCGGTGGCGGCGCGCCGCGCCGTTGCTGAACGTCGTGGACAAAACGTTGGGCTTTGTGCCGAGCGGCGGCGCCGCCACCACGACGAGGAGCCGGAACCCGGATCCCGCGTCCCGTCCATTGACGTCCGGTGGATAG
- the cysK gene encoding cysteine synthase A, with amino-acid sequence MDWERRRHPAESILETAGLTPLVRLRRVAEPATAAVFGKLEYFGPSGSIKDRVLPFIVAEAERRGELRPGMILIEGTTGNTGIATAMVGAAKGYRVIIVMPEGMSRERQQVIRAYGAELVLTPGGESDVDLVLDKVRQLKARYGGTIWEVGQFVNPDNVRAHADTTGPEIWEQTDGHLDAFVAAQGTGGTLTGVAAYLKGRRPDVRCFAVEPAECAILSGRGWGPHRIEGIGDGFIPDVLDLRWVDGVVTVSSDEAIAMARRLAREEGIFCGISSGCNVAACLKLSRRYPELKTIVTMINDNGLRYLSTELTGEVPAAAVPEREHAPRPGDTRRLAARRLVVIE; translated from the coding sequence ATGGATTGGGAGCGCCGGCGGCATCCGGCAGAGAGCATTCTGGAGACGGCAGGGCTGACGCCGCTCGTGCGGCTTCGCCGCGTGGCCGAGCCGGCCACCGCCGCCGTGTTCGGCAAGCTCGAGTACTTCGGACCGAGCGGAAGCATCAAAGACCGCGTCCTGCCCTTTATCGTCGCGGAGGCGGAGCGCCGGGGGGAGCTGCGCCCCGGCATGATCCTCATCGAAGGGACGACCGGGAATACCGGGATCGCGACCGCGATGGTGGGGGCGGCCAAAGGCTACCGGGTCATCATCGTCATGCCCGAGGGCATGAGCCGGGAGCGGCAGCAGGTGATCCGGGCGTACGGTGCCGAGCTGGTGCTGACGCCCGGGGGCGAAAGCGACGTCGATCTCGTCCTGGACAAGGTTCGGCAGCTCAAGGCCCGATACGGCGGGACAATCTGGGAGGTCGGACAGTTCGTCAATCCGGACAACGTCCGCGCGCACGCGGACACGACCGGGCCCGAGATCTGGGAGCAGACGGACGGGCACCTCGACGCCTTCGTCGCCGCGCAGGGCACCGGCGGCACGCTCACCGGCGTGGCCGCGTACCTGAAGGGCCGGCGGCCGGACGTCCGGTGCTTCGCGGTGGAGCCGGCGGAGTGCGCGATCCTGTCGGGGCGCGGGTGGGGTCCGCACCGAATCGAAGGGATCGGGGACGGCTTCATCCCGGACGTGCTGGACCTCCGATGGGTCGACGGGGTGGTCACGGTGTCCTCGGATGAGGCGATCGCGATGGCGCGCCGTCTCGCGCGCGAGGAGGGGATCTTCTGCGGTATCTCCTCGGGGTGCAACGTGGCGGCCTGTCTGAAGCTCAGCCGGCGCTACCCGGAGCTCAAAACGATCGTGACGATGATCAACGACAACGGGCTGCGCTACCTCTCCACCGAGCTCACCGGGGAGGTCCCGGCCGCGGCGGTGCCGGAGCGGGAGCACGCGCCCCGGCCCGGCGACACCCGCCGGCTCGCCGCCAGGCGGCTCGTGGTCATTGAGTGA
- a CDS encoding 5-oxoprolinase subunit PxpA, translating to MDISADMGESLGPWPMGQDDDIAPYLTSAHIACGFHASDPGTIRRSVELLRRHRVAIGAHPGYPDLIGFGRHKMDLVPHEVENLVLYQVAAVKGMVEAFGGRLQHVKPHGALYNVAEVDDGTAEAIAAAVKRLDPHLIVVATPHSRLHAHAAAAGLPVAREFFLDRAYMADGTLASRRRADAMLPDPEAMCRRAVGAVRDGRVPAVEGTDVEVQVDTICLHGDHAPSRAAARILRGMLEQAGIDVAAMGTWIATA from the coding sequence GTGGACATCTCAGCGGACATGGGCGAGTCGCTGGGCCCCTGGCCGATGGGACAGGACGACGACATCGCGCCGTATCTCACGTCGGCGCACATCGCCTGCGGCTTTCACGCCAGCGATCCCGGCACGATCCGCCGGTCGGTGGAGCTGCTGCGGCGGCACCGGGTGGCGATCGGCGCCCACCCCGGCTATCCCGACCTCATCGGGTTCGGACGGCACAAGATGGACCTGGTCCCTCACGAGGTCGAGAACCTAGTCCTGTATCAGGTGGCCGCGGTCAAAGGCATGGTCGAGGCGTTCGGGGGCCGCCTGCAGCACGTCAAGCCGCACGGCGCGCTCTACAATGTGGCCGAAGTCGATGACGGAACGGCCGAAGCCATCGCCGCCGCGGTCAAGCGCCTGGATCCCCACCTCATCGTCGTGGCCACCCCGCACTCGCGCCTGCACGCGCACGCGGCGGCGGCCGGCCTCCCCGTCGCGCGCGAATTCTTTCTGGACCGAGCCTACATGGCCGACGGGACCCTCGCGAGCCGGCGGCGCGCCGACGCGATGCTGCCGGATCCCGAGGCGATGTGCCGTCGCGCGGTCGGCGCTGTGCGGGACGGACGCGTCCCGGCCGTCGAGGGGACGGACGTGGAGGTGCAGGTGGACACGATCTGTCTGCACGGGGATCACGCGCCCTCGCGGGCCGCGGCGCGAATCCTCCGCGGGATGCTGGAACAGGCGGGCATCGACGTCGCGGCCATGGGCACGTGGATAGCCACCGCCTAG
- a CDS encoding xanthine dehydrogenase family protein molybdopterin-binding subunit: MDKVQGITRYAADWHLPGMLAGRILRSIHAAARIRRLDTSGARSLPGVAAVLTADDVPHNAVDEDPTGLGLLRFATPVLAAGRVRYQGEPVAIVAAASEAQAQAALEAIDVDYEPLPGVFEAGAALRPDAPLVHDDREHNLLIHWKLRRGDVAEGFRQADVIVERTYRTQRVDHAYLEPEAGVAWTDTHGVINIRSSSQVIEHFREIAEMLGLPHNRVRVVAPFVGGGFGGKEDMTVEPYAALLAWKTGRPVRMIWSRHDSLLARPKRHPFTMRYKSGARRDGRLTAHEIELIADAGPYPLLSPRVLFAALVAGAGPYRVPHVRIDAKAAFTNNVPSSAMRGFGAMQVTFAYESQMDALAERLGLPREEIRARNFLKKGDRLPTGEAVETHVALPDLVRRATAALGERSRPSGPSARVGRGFSCNIQPYGRTVWFRDRSGAWLGFEADGSLVIRSGVPDLGGGQTAALAQIASEILGASLDRVTVHFGDSALTPLAGGTFATRQLYMSGNAVLRTARELRALVAPVAAALLEASEADLDFADDHVGVAGSAQRRVTLAQVIAECGRRGVPTSHLATFHAEHSPPVDLETGQGRTFPDYTFGCHAVEAEVDAETGAVRVLKYAACHDVGRAINPQSVEGQIQGGAAMGIGQALTEEVAVENGNNLTTLFAAYLIPTALDLPDVQALVVQSGEGKGPFGARGIGEPPTGPPPAAVASAIEDAVGVRLRELPMTPERVLVAMDARDRPPCNQHRRGGAPDGDAKEEP, translated from the coding sequence GTGGACAAGGTTCAGGGGATCACCCGCTACGCCGCGGACTGGCATCTGCCCGGCATGCTCGCCGGGCGCATCCTCCGGTCGATCCACGCGGCGGCGCGAATCCGACGCCTCGACACGTCCGGGGCCCGGTCGCTGCCGGGCGTCGCGGCGGTGCTGACCGCGGACGACGTCCCGCACAACGCCGTCGACGAGGACCCCACGGGGCTGGGCCTCCTCCGGTTCGCCACGCCCGTCCTGGCCGCGGGGCGCGTGCGGTATCAGGGCGAACCCGTGGCGATCGTGGCCGCCGCGTCCGAGGCGCAGGCCCAGGCGGCGCTGGAGGCCATCGACGTCGACTACGAGCCGCTCCCGGGGGTGTTCGAGGCCGGCGCCGCGCTGCGGCCGGACGCGCCGCTGGTGCACGACGACCGGGAGCACAACCTGCTCATTCACTGGAAGCTGCGGCGGGGCGACGTCGCGGAGGGGTTTCGGCAGGCGGACGTCATCGTCGAACGCACGTACCGCACGCAACGCGTCGACCACGCGTACCTCGAGCCGGAAGCCGGCGTCGCCTGGACGGACACGCACGGCGTGATCAACATCCGCTCGTCGTCCCAGGTGATCGAGCACTTCCGGGAGATCGCCGAGATGCTCGGGCTGCCGCACAACCGGGTCCGGGTGGTCGCCCCGTTCGTCGGCGGCGGATTCGGCGGCAAGGAAGACATGACGGTTGAACCGTACGCGGCGCTGCTGGCCTGGAAGACGGGCCGCCCGGTCCGCATGATCTGGAGCCGGCACGACTCCCTGCTCGCCCGGCCGAAGCGGCACCCGTTCACGATGCGGTACAAGAGCGGCGCCCGCCGCGACGGCCGCCTCACGGCCCACGAGATTGAGCTGATCGCCGACGCCGGCCCGTATCCCCTCCTCAGTCCCCGCGTGCTGTTCGCGGCGCTGGTCGCCGGCGCGGGCCCGTACAGGGTGCCCCACGTCCGCATCGACGCGAAGGCCGCGTTCACCAACAACGTGCCGTCCAGCGCCATGCGTGGATTCGGCGCGATGCAGGTCACGTTTGCCTACGAATCGCAGATGGACGCGCTCGCGGAGCGGCTCGGCCTCCCGCGGGAGGAGATTCGGGCCCGCAACTTCCTCAAGAAGGGCGATCGCCTCCCCACCGGGGAAGCCGTGGAGACCCACGTCGCGCTTCCCGATCTCGTGCGCCGCGCGACGGCCGCCCTCGGCGAGCGGAGCCGGCCGTCCGGCCCGTCGGCGCGGGTCGGACGGGGATTCTCCTGCAACATCCAACCGTACGGCCGCACGGTCTGGTTCCGGGATCGCTCGGGCGCGTGGCTCGGGTTCGAGGCCGACGGGTCGCTGGTGATCCGGTCCGGCGTGCCGGACCTCGGCGGCGGGCAGACGGCGGCGCTCGCGCAGATCGCATCCGAAATCCTGGGCGCGTCGCTCGACCGCGTCACCGTCCACTTCGGCGACAGCGCCCTCACCCCGCTCGCGGGCGGGACGTTCGCCACGCGCCAGCTCTACATGTCGGGGAACGCGGTGCTCCGCACCGCCCGCGAGTTGCGGGCGCTGGTGGCCCCCGTGGCCGCCGCGTTGCTGGAGGCCTCCGAGGCCGACCTGGACTTCGCCGACGACCACGTCGGGGTCGCCGGCAGCGCGCAGCGGCGCGTCACGCTGGCCCAGGTGATCGCCGAATGCGGCCGGCGCGGCGTGCCGACGTCCCACCTCGCGACCTTTCACGCGGAGCACTCGCCGCCCGTGGATCTCGAGACCGGCCAGGGGCGGACGTTCCCCGACTACACGTTCGGATGCCACGCCGTGGAAGCCGAGGTGGATGCCGAGACCGGTGCGGTCCGCGTCCTCAAATACGCGGCGTGCCACGACGTCGGCCGGGCGATCAACCCGCAGAGCGTCGAGGGTCAGATCCAGGGCGGCGCGGCGATGGGGATCGGCCAGGCGCTCACGGAGGAAGTCGCGGTCGAGAACGGCAACAACCTGACCACGTTGTTTGCGGCCTACCTGATTCCCACCGCCCTCGACCTGCCGGACGTACAGGCGCTGGTCGTCCAGTCCGGCGAGGGGAAAGGCCCGTTTGGGGCGCGCGGGATCGGCGAGCCGCCCACCGGACCGCCGCCGGCCGCCGTGGCGAGCGCGATCGAGGACGCCGTCGGTGTGCGGCTCCGGGAGCTGCCGATGACGCCGGAGCGCGTGCTCGTCGCGATGGACGCCCGCGACCGGCCGCCATGCAATCAACACCGGCGCGGCGGAGCGCCGGACGGGGACGCGAAGGAGGAACCGTGA
- a CDS encoding TIGR03619 family F420-dependent LLM class oxidoreductase produces the protein MREPQFGVALENFCPAPGAPSVDGILAYAAHAESLGFTSVWAWDHILLGTKRPVPFLESLATLTAVAATTRRIQLGIGVLVLPLRNPVVLAKELASLDQISKGRLVLGLAAGWYEREFQACGISFADRGKTFVRNLEVLRRLWTEEQVDGAIGDYVFKRAAMLPKPVQRPHPPMLIGGYVDRVLRRVARHGDGWLTYFYTPASFRTAWAKIRAFAEELGRDPAELRTVSQLPICVAPSFEEADRRVRDFIARYFDVAPWSESTPDSAVRGTPAQCAEQLAAHLEAGVEHVVLIPCDYRTEQLDVIAREVVPRLRPGARPVHA, from the coding sequence ATGCGGGAGCCACAGTTCGGGGTCGCGCTGGAGAACTTCTGTCCCGCGCCCGGCGCTCCCAGCGTCGACGGGATCCTCGCCTACGCGGCGCACGCCGAATCACTCGGCTTCACCTCCGTGTGGGCGTGGGACCACATCCTGCTCGGCACCAAGCGGCCGGTCCCGTTTCTCGAGTCGCTCGCGACCCTCACCGCGGTCGCGGCGACGACGAGGCGGATCCAGCTGGGCATCGGGGTGCTCGTGTTGCCGCTGCGCAACCCCGTGGTCCTCGCGAAGGAACTGGCGAGCCTCGACCAGATCTCCAAGGGACGTCTGGTGCTCGGGCTCGCGGCCGGCTGGTACGAGCGGGAGTTCCAGGCGTGCGGCATCTCGTTCGCGGACCGCGGCAAGACGTTCGTGCGCAATCTCGAGGTCCTGCGGCGGCTGTGGACCGAGGAGCAGGTCGACGGCGCGATCGGTGACTACGTCTTCAAGCGCGCCGCGATGTTGCCGAAGCCGGTCCAGCGGCCGCACCCGCCCATGCTGATCGGCGGCTACGTCGACCGGGTCCTCCGCCGCGTCGCCCGGCACGGCGACGGTTGGCTGACATACTTCTACACGCCGGCGAGCTTTCGTACCGCGTGGGCCAAGATCCGGGCGTTCGCCGAGGAGCTGGGGCGCGATCCGGCGGAACTGCGGACCGTAAGCCAGCTGCCCATCTGCGTGGCACCGTCGTTCGAGGAGGCCGACCGGCGCGTCCGGGACTTCATCGCCCGGTACTTCGACGTCGCGCCGTGGAGCGAGTCGACCCCGGACAGCGCCGTCCGGGGAACGCCGGCGCAGTGCGCCGAGCAGCTCGCCGCGCACCTCGAGGCCGGCGTCGAGCACGTCGTCCTCATCCCGTGCGACTACCGGACGGAGCAGCTCGACGTGATCGCGCGCGAGGTCGTGCCGCGCCTGCGGCCGGGTGCGAGGCCGGTGCATGCCTGA
- a CDS encoding CoA-transferase: MPDPGRPAVTFVEARRRLEAKARPPRDKRMPIADAAGLVRDGDHLAIGGCLYSRTPTLLLREVLRRRRRGVVLSRSLMCYEGELFLAAGASREIVTSWVGIGLPWGLSRIVREFVEGGQARYEEWSHLAIGLRYHAGAMGVPFLPTLSMLGSDLLRTTGAKTMTCPFTGEQLCLVPALFPDVALIHVHRADRFGNAQIDGYPHMDADIAAAAQTVILTAEEIVDPDEIRRTADRTVIPFFAVDAVVEAPYGAYPHECYGLYEADLEHIDAYARRVGADGVAAARAYLDEYVYGPPTPEAYLSKFNAAQLARQRRAAEELTGR, translated from the coding sequence ATGCCTGACCCGGGCCGGCCGGCCGTGACCTTCGTCGAGGCCCGCCGGCGGCTCGAAGCCAAAGCGCGGCCGCCGCGGGACAAGCGGATGCCGATCGCCGATGCCGCCGGGCTCGTGCGCGACGGCGATCACCTCGCCATCGGCGGTTGTCTTTACTCCCGGACGCCGACGCTGCTGCTGCGGGAAGTCCTGCGCCGGCGCCGCCGCGGCGTCGTGCTGTCCCGCAGCCTGATGTGCTACGAGGGCGAGCTCTTTCTGGCCGCGGGGGCCAGCCGCGAGATCGTCACGAGCTGGGTCGGGATCGGCCTGCCGTGGGGACTGTCGCGCATTGTCCGCGAGTTCGTCGAGGGCGGGCAGGCCCGCTACGAAGAGTGGAGCCATCTCGCGATCGGCCTACGCTACCACGCGGGGGCGATGGGCGTCCCGTTTCTCCCCACGCTCTCGATGCTCGGCTCCGACCTGCTCCGCACCACCGGCGCCAAGACGATGACATGCCCGTTCACGGGCGAACAGCTCTGCCTCGTCCCGGCGCTCTTTCCCGACGTCGCGCTGATTCACGTCCACCGCGCCGACCGCTTCGGCAACGCGCAGATCGACGGCTATCCCCACATGGATGCGGACATCGCCGCGGCCGCCCAGACCGTCATTCTCACCGCAGAAGAGATCGTGGATCCCGACGAGATCCGGCGCACCGCCGACCGTACGGTCATCCCGTTCTTCGCCGTCGATGCGGTCGTCGAGGCGCCCTACGGCGCCTACCCGCACGAATGCTACGGCCTGTACGAGGCGGACCTCGAACACATCGACGCCTACGCCCGGCGGGTCGGTGCGGACGGCGTCGCCGCGGCGCGCGCGTATCTCGACGAGTACGTGTACGGACCGCCGACCCCGGAGGCGTACCTGAGCAAGTTCAACGCCGCGCAACTGGCCCGGCAGCGCCGGGCGGCGGAGGAGCTGACCGGCCGGTGA